A segment of the uncultured Desulfobulbus sp. genome:
TTTATGATGTCGATGAAATATTTGTTTTGTCATGCCTTTTTTTGACCAGGTTATCGTCCCATTTTCTCTCTCTGGGGTTCGTGAGGTTGCAGAGAACTCGGGATGTAGGAGACGCGCCTTGCCCGCGACCAGGAAGTGCGGGGAGGAAGGGTTGTGTTCAATTTTGTAGAAAAAAGACAAATATGTCCATTTTCCGGGTTTTGTGATCCTTGCTGTGGCTGGTTTGCGACAGGCTGGGAGGGGCGTTTGTTGACATTGAGAGAAGAGGTGATTGTTTTATGTGGCTGTATTTACGTGGTAAATTTTTATTCTCCTGGAATACTTCAAAAATGTAATATTAAATTGTAAATGGTTGCAAAATTGAGTGTATAATTTCATGATTTTGAGTGCCTTTGTAATTGCCAATCTTGATATTAAGGATAACTGGCTGAATTAAATATGTTTTAATATAAAAAAATATCCTGGCACGCAGTGTGCTTTGTAAGGCCATTATCAATGAGTTTTGTCTACGTGCTTCGCACATAATGATCCTGGAGGAAAGAAGATGAAAAAAGTTGAGGCAGTCATCAAGCCGTTCAAGCTTGAAGCTCTGAAAGAGGGCTTGGCGGACTTGGGTATCACTGGCATGACCGTCAGTGAAGTGAAAGGATTCGGTCGTCAGAAAGGGCATACAGAGATTTACCGTGGTGCTGAATATGTTGTCGAATTCATACCTAAAATTAAAGTTGAAGTCGTGATTTCCGCAGACCTTGTCGATCA
Coding sequences within it:
- a CDS encoding P-II family nitrogen regulator; protein product: MKKVEAVIKPFKLEALKEGLADLGITGMTVSEVKGFGRQKGHTEIYRGAEYVVEFIPKIKVEVVISADLVDQVVAKIMESVKTGKIGDGKIFVTSVDNIYRIRTGETDKEAI